Proteins encoded within one genomic window of Mesorhizobium sp. AR10:
- the ftsY gene encoding signal recognition particle-docking protein FtsY, with the protein MAGFLKKIFSFGKKEVVEERIDETAPLPPIKWDALEALKPAAEQTVPEFLKRDEPPTVAEIVPPLPVEPTAAPPVEPIPTPRVEAEALSQPAPEEPKPEPAPTIPPAPEPVIPSEPEPLPEPAPKEEPRPETPAEPPAPEEIPVPEPAPEPQPQEVPAPAEPEIEPTRPERQPEPAPVEVPSPSEEPAETPAPIEVPQPPAPPAQPTAETSAAPHPPAGTFSPYSDGEKGEAPAPTPHPPLDGEGRREAAGWGDSAGADHPHPRAALGTFDGEVKSAPISPPSPQRSPEPKPAPGKVTVTKKVEQKAEPVKAPEPAPRRSWFQRMKEGLARSSKELSGNIAGVFTKRKLDEDTLQDLEDVLIRADLGLETALRVTDALAASRYGKDVSDTEVRAVMAAEVEKVLTHVAMPLELDLSHKPHVILVVGVNGTGKTTTIGKLAAKLTDGGLSVMLAAGDTFRAAAIEQLKIWGERTKSPVIASKIGADAAGLAYDAFERAREAGSDVLIIDTAGRLQNKTELMAELEKIVRVLGKLDPEAPHTVLQTVDATTGQNALNQVEIFRNIAGVNGLVMTKLDGTARGGILVAIAAKHKLPVYFIGVGEQVDDLEPFSASEFARAIAGVA; encoded by the coding sequence ATGGCTGGATTTCTCAAGAAGATATTTTCGTTCGGCAAGAAGGAAGTGGTCGAGGAGCGGATCGACGAGACCGCGCCGCTGCCGCCGATCAAATGGGATGCGTTGGAGGCGCTGAAGCCAGCAGCCGAGCAGACCGTGCCGGAGTTTTTGAAGCGCGACGAGCCGCCGACCGTGGCGGAAATTGTGCCGCCATTGCCGGTCGAGCCAACAGCCGCGCCGCCGGTGGAACCGATACCAACGCCGCGGGTAGAGGCGGAAGCCCTGTCGCAGCCGGCACCCGAGGAGCCGAAGCCGGAGCCCGCCCCAACCATCCCGCCAGCACCGGAGCCGGTCATCCCGTCCGAGCCGGAACCGCTGCCGGAGCCCGCGCCGAAAGAAGAGCCCAGACCTGAGACGCCTGCCGAGCCGCCGGCGCCCGAGGAAATTCCTGTCCCGGAGCCTGCTCCCGAGCCGCAGCCGCAAGAGGTGCCCGCGCCGGCCGAGCCGGAGATCGAACCGACACGCCCGGAAAGGCAGCCGGAACCGGCGCCTGTCGAAGTGCCGTCCCCTTCCGAGGAGCCGGCCGAAACGCCGGCGCCGATCGAGGTGCCGCAACCGCCCGCGCCTCCCGCGCAGCCAACGGCGGAGACCAGTGCCGCCCCTCATCCGCCTGCCGGCACCTTCTCCCCGTATAGTGACGGGGAGAAGGGCGAAGCTCCAGCGCCGACGCCCCACCCTCCCCTCGATGGGGAGGGTCGACGCGAAGCGGCGGGGTGGGGTGACAGCGCCGGCGCTGATCACCCCCACCCCCGAGCTGCGCTCGGGACCTTCGATGGGGAGGTAAAGTCAGCGCCCATCTCGCCTCCATCCCCGCAACGTTCGCCAGAGCCAAAACCCGCCCCCGGCAAGGTGACCGTCACCAAAAAAGTCGAGCAGAAGGCCGAGCCGGTCAAAGCACCGGAACCGGCACCGAGACGTTCCTGGTTCCAGCGCATGAAGGAGGGGCTTGCCCGCTCTTCGAAGGAATTGTCGGGCAACATCGCCGGCGTCTTCACCAAGCGCAAGCTGGACGAGGACACGCTGCAGGATCTGGAGGACGTGCTGATCCGCGCCGATCTCGGCCTGGAGACGGCCTTGCGCGTCACCGATGCGCTGGCCGCCAGCCGCTACGGCAAGGATGTCTCCGACACCGAAGTGCGCGCCGTCATGGCGGCCGAGGTGGAGAAGGTGCTGACCCACGTCGCCATGCCGTTGGAACTCGACCTCTCCCACAAGCCGCATGTCATCCTGGTCGTCGGCGTCAACGGCACTGGCAAGACCACCACCATCGGCAAGCTGGCGGCCAAACTCACCGACGGCGGCCTGTCGGTGATGCTCGCCGCCGGCGACACCTTCCGCGCCGCGGCCATCGAGCAGCTGAAGATCTGGGGCGAGCGTACGAAATCGCCGGTCATCGCTTCCAAGATTGGCGCCGATGCGGCCGGTCTCGCCTACGACGCCTTCGAACGCGCCAGGGAAGCCGGCTCCGACGTGCTGATCATCGACACCGCCGGGCGGCTGCAGAACAAGACCGAGCTGATGGCGGAACTCGAAAAGATCGTCCGCGTGCTGGGCAAGCTCGACCCCGAAGCGCCGCACACCGTGCTACAGACGGTCGATGCCACCACCGGCCAGAACGCGCTCAACCAGGTCGAGATCTTCCGCAACATTGCCGGCGTCAACGGCCTGGTGATGACCAAGCTGGACGGCACGGCGCGCGGCGGTATTCTGGTGGCGATCGCGGCAAAGCACAAATTGCCGGTCTATTTCATCGGCGTCGGCGAACAGGTCGACGACCTCGAACCTTTCTCAGCAAGCGAATTCGCGAGGGCGATCGCTGGAGTGGCCTGA
- a CDS encoding septation protein A, translated as MNPPILERDPSDPQKHKKESVNPLLKLVLELGPLMVFFFANARGAWLVQKFPALAEFGGPIFVATGLFMAATAIALIASWLLTRTLPIMPMVSGVVVFIFGALTLYLQDDIFIKMKPTIVNTLFGGVLLGGLFFGKSLLGYVFDSAFSLDAEGWRKLTFRWGLFFLFLALVNEVVWRNFSTDAWVTFKVWGIMPITLLFTFSQMPLILRHSLEDKTGEAGK; from the coding sequence ATGAACCCGCCCATCCTCGAACGCGACCCGTCCGACCCGCAGAAACATAAGAAGGAAAGCGTCAATCCGCTGCTCAAGCTGGTGCTGGAGCTCGGACCGCTGATGGTGTTCTTCTTCGCCAATGCGCGCGGCGCCTGGCTGGTGCAGAAATTCCCGGCACTTGCCGAATTTGGCGGACCGATCTTCGTCGCCACCGGCCTGTTCATGGCCGCAACCGCGATTGCGCTGATCGCGTCCTGGCTGCTCACCCGCACCTTGCCGATCATGCCGATGGTGTCGGGCGTCGTCGTCTTCATCTTCGGCGCGCTGACGCTCTATCTGCAGGACGACATTTTCATCAAGATGAAGCCGACCATCGTCAACACGCTGTTCGGCGGCGTGCTGCTCGGCGGCCTGTTCTTCGGCAAGTCGCTGCTCGGCTATGTCTTCGATTCGGCTTTCAGCCTCGATGCCGAGGGCTGGCGAAAACTCACCTTTCGCTGGGGCCTGTTCTTCCTGTTCCTGGCCCTTGTCAACGAAGTGGTCTGGCGGAATTTTTCCACCGACGCCTGGGTTACCTTCAAGGTCTGGGGCATCATGCCGATCACGCTGCTGTTCACCTTCAGCCAGATGCCGCTGATCCTGCGCCATTCGCTCGAGGACAAGACCGGAGAGGCCGGAAAATAG